CGCGAAGTCGAGATGAAGGGCTTGGTGTTCCAGTAGGGCTTGAAGGCGTTGTCCGGATGCTGAGTCGCCATCGTGGCCGGCATCCGGCGCCTTTGGGAATGGACCATGGAATCAGAATAAAGGAGGAAGCCGAAAGCACGCAGCAAAAAAATGAAAAAAGCCCCTCCTTGGTCCGAGACAGGGAGGGGCTTTTCGCTTCGCTGAAAAGGCGAACCTTATTTAGCCAGGGCCGGGTCGAAGACCTCGATGCCGCCGCCGTCGAGGCGGTAGGTCATCAAGAGCTTGGAGCTGCCGTTGGTGAAGAATAGCGGCTGGTGGTGGGCCAGCGTCGTCTGCTGCTTCAAATCGACGTTGAAGCGGAAGAGCCGCAACGGCGACTTGGAGAAGAACCCGCCGCAGAAGACCTCCTTGCCCACCAGGGCGCAGCTCGCCATGGTCGAGAAGCTGTGGGCCGGGTCATCGAGGATCGAGCCCAGCGAGGCCTCGGCGGTCAAGGTCGTGCCGGCGGCGTTCAGTGGGACGATGTCGCCGGTCTTATTGACGATGTAGGCGCTGGCGCCGTCGGTGACCAGGTCGCGGATGTCGGGCGCGGCGACGGTTTGAGGGTCGACGGCGATGATATGGGTGTCGTTGCGCTCGAAGGTGATCCGGGCGACCTTAGGGCCGCCGTCGTTGATGACCGCCAGGACTTGGTACTTATTCTCCGCGAGCTTCTGCAATCCGGCAACCTTCGCGACTTTGCCGGGCACCGAGTGGAAAGAGGGCGAGGTCATCCCGGTCTGGAGCGGCAGGTGAATGATGCTGCCGTCAGGGTCGATCGAGAAGGCGAAGAGCGAATAATTGCCGGTCGAGTCGTTGGTGCCGAAAACCAGCAGATCGTCGTTGAGGCTGAGACCGCCCTTGGGAGCCAGGCTTTGGATATTCGGCCAATCCAGGGCGTTGGGGGTGAAGGCCACCGCGACGCCGTTGGGCCGGGTCACCTCGAAGATCATCTGTTTCGCGGTGGGATTGACGTAGGCCCAGCCCAGCTTGTCGTTGCCGGCGCCGGCCGGGCTGTCGAAGCTCACCGGCATATTGGCGATGGTAAAGTCGCTCAAGTTGGGGATGAGGGTCGGATCGAAATTCTCCATGACCTTGAAGAATTCACGGGCGCTGTCGAAATCGGCCTTTTTGTAAAAGAGGTATTTGCCGCCGACCGCCGGAATCTGCATGGCCACATAGCCCTCGCGGGTCGGGGCCAGAGGCAACAAGACGGTGGTCGGGCCGGTGGCGATGTTCATTCGCGAGTCGAGCGGCTCATAGGCTTGGTTGCCATTGCTCGAATCGAGAATTTGCTTCGTGCCCAGGTCGTAATTGGCCAAAAGCCGGCCGGCGCTGCTGCCGTTGAGGAAGAGCTTGTCGCCCTGTAGCTGCATGTCGGTGAAGAGGCCGCGCGGCAGGTTGGGATCGCTGCTCTTGGAGCGTTCTTGGACCGGCAGGCTGGTCACACTGGGATCGGTATAATTGGAGAAATCCACCAGCGAGAGACCCCAGTAGCCCTTGATGGCGTAGCGGCTGGCGTCGACCGCGCCTTCCGGGAAATAGGGCAGGGAGAAATGGGGCAGCTCGGCCAGCACATGGCTCGGCGAGAGATTGAAGGGCCCTTGCATGCCGGAGAGCTCGACGCTCTTCTTGATGGCGCCGTCGCTGAGGAAGAGGCCGCCGGCCCGGATCTCGCAGAAGGTCTTCAGCAGGAGCCAAACCTTGGTCCCGCCCCAGTTTTGGTCGGAGAATCCGTCCCAATTGGCCTTGTGAAAGGCGGTGAAGCTGGCGATCGCCCCATCGGCATAGCTGTCGAGGTCCGAGAAGAGGACCTTGTCGTAGTTGCCGATCACCGGCTTGATCTCCTGGGTCGAGCCGTCGGTCTTCAGCCAGAGCAGCCGGTCCTCGATGCTCTTGACGCTGATGAGCTGAGGAGTGCCGGTCAGCAGCGGCATGATGAATTCGAGGAGGCCGCCGAGGCTATATTCGAAGCGGGGCATGTTGCGGGTCGAGACCGCGCAGCCGTCGGTCACCGCGGCGACGTGCTGGGCCAGCTCGGGCCGGCCGTTGACCGGCGCGGCGTTATAGAGCAACTGGCCGCAAACGCCGCCGGTCGCCTCGCTGCTGGTGCGGACTACCGCGTTTCCTCCGTCGGCGGCGACGCAGAGGTCCTTGCCGCGGCTCGAGATGTCGGTCACCAAGCCGAGACTGGTGTCGGACTTTAGCAAGTTGGCCGCGCTGGCGGTGATTTCATAGTAGTCGATTCCCTTATAGCTGCCGACCGCCAGGTAGATCTTCCCGTCGCTCTCGTAAATCTCGAGCGCGGTGGTTGGGACCTTGGTTCGAACCGTGGCGGCTGGATTGCCGTTGACCGAGAGCCGGAACAATTTCGGCTCCGAGCGGACGTAGTAGGTCGTCCCATCCTTGACCAGGAGGTCTTGGTTGGCAGCCATGGTCGCGAAAGTGTTGTAGGCGACCAAGCCGGGGTAGAGGCTTGGTCGCAGGGTCAACTTGGTCTTGGCCTTGCCCGAGGCGTCGAGGAATTCGCCGGGCTCGCAGCTCAAGGAGCCGGCGGCCAGGGTATTCTCGCCGCTCTGTCCGCTGTCGCCGGTGGTGGAACCTTCTTTTTTGCTGCAGGCGCTGAGCCCCAATCCGAGAACGAGGACGGCGCTGAGCAAGAGGGAAGAAATTTTTTGGGTATTGTTTTTCATCGCCAGATCTCCGTCCGATTAGTCGAGGGTGTAGCGCGGGTCTTTGAGCTTGATGTCGCCGGCTTCCGAGCTGGTGTCGGCTTTGAGCGAGGCGCCAATGTAGCTAAGGATGGGGTTCGCATCCTCGTCCCGGCTCAAGCCTTCGGTGCCGCGGACAAAAGTCACGTTGTCGTGCGAAAGCACGCTGATCGAGGTGCTATGCACACGGCCGGCGCCGATGGCCCGGAACAGCAAGGGGAAGATGTCGGTGGAGTCGAGGCTTTCCAGCGGGACCGAGTTGGAGGTCAAAATCCGGCTGCTTTCGCTGCTGAGTGAGCTGGTGTCGCCGTCGGAGCCGATGAAGCCCAGCGCGTCGAAGAAAAAGCTTGAGCTCACGTTGGAGTCCGAAAAATCCTTGAAGCTGCCGAGATAGGTCAGGATCGCGGTGGACTCGGGCCGGTCGCCGCTGGGTTGGACGCTGTTGACGTCGAGGTTGGCGGTGGCGGTGTAGTTGACCGATAGGTTCTGGGCCTCCGCCGTCGAGGCGAGGCTACTCGCGGCCAAGGCCAAGGCCGCGGCGAAAAGGGAAAAGATTTTCATGGATGGGCTCCTCTGAAAAAACGTTGAAACGCGTGTTCCCCGGATTGCTCACGCCGACTGCCCCGTTTGGTCGTCGATGAGCCCGCTTGAGTTTTGAGCAAGCGTTGTGCCAGCCGAGCCAAACCACGTCCCGAGGAACTTGGCAAGGGGATGAAAGGTAAGTCTTTGTTTTGTATGGAGTAAGCGGTGGCAACTCCAAAGCTCGGCCGAAACCTTAGGCGACCTGGAAAATTATCAAAATGAGAAGGGGTGAAGGTATTCTCATTTTGAAAGAGAAGTTATTTCTTGATGGGCCAAGTCTTGAGCCAACAGGGCCACTCGCCAGGCCACCTCGCGGCAGGCTAGTTCGCCGCCGTGCCCGTCTTGTCCCCGGAGTAGGGCTTGGAAATCGGTCTCCAAAGCGGCGAGCCGATGACCGAGGTCTTCCCGCAGCGCTCCGGCTGGAAGCTTCTCCAAGCGGGCCGCCGAGCGCTTGAGGAAAATTTCGCCGGTGCCACCCTTGCGCAACACTCGCAGCAGATCGAGCGAGAGGATGTTGGCGGTACCTTCCCAGATCGCGAGGATTTGACTATCACGCAGGATCTTGGCCAGCGGGAAATCCTCGACGCAGCCGTTGCCGCCCAGGATCTCGATGCCGCGATGAGCCGCTTCGATGGCTTTCTCGGCGGTGAAGAACTTGATCACCGGGGTCATCAAGCGGAGCATGGCTTCATCCTCGGCCCCGCCTTGACCGCGCTCGACTTTGTCGAAGTGCTGGAGCACGTCGAAGGTGAGCGCCACCGCTTTTTCGGTGTCCCGCTCCATCGCCTCCAGGGTGGCCGCCACCAGCGGATATTGGACGATCGGCTTGCCGAAGGCCCGGCGGCCGGCGGCATAATGCTTGGCCTCGAGGAAGGCCCGCCGCATCAGTCCGACCGACCAGATCGCGTTGTAGATCCGCGAGAGATTGAGCATGCCGGTCATGTAGGCGAACCCCCGGCTGAGCTCGCCGACCGGATAAGCCAGGGCGCCTTGGAGCTCGATTTCGGCGGTGGCCATCTCGCAGGTGCCGAGCTTGTTCTTGACCCGGTTGACCAGGATCTTGTTGCGCTCGCCGCTTTCGAGATCGCGCGGCAGGAGGAAAAGCCCCAGCCCCTTGGTGCCTTCGGGCGCGCCCTCGGGCCGGGCCAGGACCATCGCGGTCTTGGATCCGATGTTGGAGCAGAACCACTTCTCGCCGTAGAGCCGCCATTCGCCCTTTTCCTGCTTGGCGATGCAGGTGTTGGCGCCGACGTCGGAGCCGCCCTGGACCTCGGTCAAGTACATCGCGCCGTCGTAAAACTTTTCCCAATCGAGCTCGGTCAAGCGCGGGATCCATTTCGCCTTCATCTCGGGCGAGGCGTGCTTCTTGAGGAGCTGCAAAGTCCCGTCGGTCATGCAAATCGGGCAGTAGAGGACCGAGCCGGCCTGGGAGAAGAGGTAGCCCAAGCCGAACTTGAGCAGCGGCGTGTAGGACCGATTCTCGCGGACGAAATCCGGCGAATGGCCGAGGCCGATGATGCCGAAGCTATAAGCCTTGCGGGCGATCTCCAGATAGCTCCGGTCATAATCGATCCGGTCGACGCGCTGGCCGGCGGCGTCGTAAGGCACGTGCTCGGGCCGGCGGAGATCGGTGATCGGCACCAGCGGCGTGAGCTCGGCGGCGGCCAGCCGGCCCATTTCTTGGCAATACCGCTCGCTCCAGGCCAGCTCGGCCGGGGCCAGGTGCCGCCGCAGCACCTTCTGAAAGAAAGCATCCTCCGAATAGTAGTTGGCCGGACGGTAAATCGGGATGTTTCGGCTCTCGCTCATGGCGTCTCCAAAATGGTTTGATTCTTGAACACTTTGACCCTAGAGTCATTTGCTATTCTTTTCAACCCATACCGTGGGCCGGGACGTAAGGAGAAAAGCGATGGCCGAAGTCATTCAACTCAAGCGGGGCGCGGGAATTCTCAAGTATATCATCCTCGGGCTGATCATCGCCTTCGTCCTGCTCAAGTCTTTCGTCGTGATTCCGGCGGGTAACGTCGGGGTTAAAATATTTTTCGGAAAAGTCGATCCGATTCCGCTGGCCGCCGGCTTCCATGTCGTGAATCCGCTGCTCAACATCGAGAAGATGAGCGTCCGGACCCAGGAGCTGACCGAGCAGGCGGTGGTGCCGAGCCGGGAAGGCCTTTCGGTCAACCTCGACGTCAGCCTGCTCTATTCGCTGATTCCGGACCGGGCGGCCGAGGTTTACCGGACCATCGGGCCGGGCTACGTCGCGGTCGTCCTCGAGCCCCAGTTCCGCTCGGTGATCCGCGGGACCACCGCCAGCTACGACGCCAAAGCCCTCTACACCTCGGAGCGCGAGCTGATCTCCGAGGAGATGATGAAGCACCTCGAGCCCTTGCTGGCGGTCCGCGGCATCAAGGTCGAGAAGGTCCTGCTTCGGGCCATGACCCTGCCGCAAATTCTTTCGGAAGCGATCGAGCGCAAGCTGGAGGCCGAGCAGCAGGCCGAGCAGATGAAGTTCGTCCTCGAGCGCGAGCGCCAGGAAGCCGACCGCAAGCGGGTCGAGGCCGAGGGCGTCGCCGACTTCCAGAAAAAAGTCGCCGAGGGCCTGACCGATTCCTATCTGAAGTGGAAGGGCATCGAGGCGACGCAGAAGCTTTCGGAAAGCGGCAACAGCAAGGTCGTCATCATCGGAGCCGGTTCCAGCGGCTTGCCGGTGATCCTGGGTTCGGATGGGGCGAGATAAGATTTAAGGAGTTGGGATGAGGAGTCATTGGGCCAAATTCGGTTTGGTGCTCGGCATTTTAGGGATCTGCGGCGGAACTGTCCAAGCCGAGCAGCTCGTCGTCGACGGCTTGGCGGCTTCGACCCCCGGCGAATTTCCGAAGAATTGGAAGACTTATCCTTTCCACTACGGCAAGGCCGAGCGAGTCTACAAAGTCGCGGAAGAGGGCGGGCGCCGCTTCATCCGGGCCTCGGACAGCGAGGATATCTCGGTGCCGATCGCCAAGGACTTCAAATGGGACATCGCCAAATATCCTTACTTCAAGTTCCGCTGGCGGGCGCAGAAGTTGCCGGCCGGCGCCCGCGAGGATTCGCCGGCGACCAATGACAGCGCCTGCGCGGTCTACGTCGGCTTCGGCCGGACTTCGGCCTTGAAGTACGTTTGGAGCACCTCGCTGCCACCCGGCTCCTACTGGGCGAAGAACCCCGGCAAGTTCGTCATCATTTCCAAGGAGAGCGGCGGCGGCTCGGTCGGCCAATGGAAGGAAGAGACCGTCGCGGTGAAGGAAGATTTCGAGCGCTACTTCGGTAAGCCGATGGGCGACAAGAAGCCTTCGGGCGCCGGCGTCATGACCGACGGCAATGCGGTTCACCAGCCGGCGGCTTGCGACTATGCCGATTTTCGGATTTCCTCCACGCCCTAAGGCGAACAAATTGTTCACAGATTGAGTTTTTCCGGGTACCGCCAACTTTTCTAATTTACTGTTAATATTAGATTAATTGATGGCCTTGGTTTTGCTTAAGGATCTGCCATGAGCAAACCCATCCGGTTTTCCATCACTGCTAACGACACCGTCCATGTCTGGGATCGCAATGAGGACGACCGCTTTCAAGCGAAACAAGATGCAATCCTCGATCCGCAGGGGCAAGCTCTCACTTTCAAAGACGCCCGGCTGAAGAAACTTCAACGGGAATGGGAGATCAGCTCGACTCAAAACTCTTGGGGTCGGGCTGTGGATTTCTTAGCTGAAGGAAAAGCCGCGATTAACGACCAATCCTCAGTAGTCGATGATGAAGAGGGAGGTTGCAAAGGGTGGCGACGCACGACTCGGCCGCTGAACAGAGAGATACATTCTCACTTGCGCGAACAGACAGACTTTTTCAAGCCGGTTATAAAGCTATGTGAGCAGCTGGGGCTGCAGCTAAAAGCCAAGGATGCCGAAGCCCATGTAGAGATTGCGATTCAGGAGGTTGAAGGTAGCGATGGCTGTGTAGATGGAGATATAGCAATTACCTTTGTTTATCCAATCGACAATGATCATGATCCCGACAACGGCCGTCTCTATCTAAGAGACCGCTTTGTGTTCGGCCGTTCGAAAAAGGACCAATTGATAGAGTATAGTCGCGGATTCGATTACAAGGGCGACGACAGATGGAAGGGCTGGGTGAAAGCCTATCGTGCCGAGGCCGCACCCAATTTCCAACAGGCTAAAGGCTTCATGGAACGTCTTCTTCCCGTTTTGATGAAAATGCGGTGATCGCTTCGTTCCTCCTTGAAAATCTTTGCCTTTTGTGTAAAGCTTTACACATGCCGAGCAATCTCGCCATTGACGACAAACTACTCGACAAGGCCCTGAAGCTGGGGAATTTCAAATCCAAGCGCGAGACCGTCAACAAGGCCTTGGAATTTTTTATTCAGAGCCGACGGCGGAAGAAAATCCTCGATTATGTCGGGAAAATCGACTTCGAGCCTCAATACGACCATAAAAAGGAAAGACTGCGGCGTTGAGCATCTTGGTCGACACCTCGGTCTGGTCTTTGATGCTGCGCCGAAAGAGCGCCGGCGATCATCCGGCTTCCCTTTTTCTTCAGGCTTGCATTCGCGATCAAGCTTCCCTTTTTTTGACGGGCCTTGTCTTTCAAGAGATCCTTCAAGGAATTCGCTCTCGGAGCCAGTTTAAAAAAATACGAGGCTACTTGCTCGATTTCCCCTTCCTCGAAGCCACTCCCACGGTGCATGAAAAAGCCGCCGAAATTTTCAACCAATCTAAAAAATCGGGCTTCAATGCCTCCACTCTGGATTGCTTGATCGCTGCCGTCGCGATCCATCACCGTTGCCGGCTGTTGACCGCAGATAGCGACTTCAACGAGCTTTCCAAATATTCGTCCCTTGAGACGATCGACTATTAGGACACCAGCCGATCCAAGCTCTCCCGCACGTCGTAGGCCACCGCGATCTCGCCGCTGTCGGCGTTGCCTTCATAGAAGCCCTCGGCGTTTTCGCCCTCGCCCAGGAGGTCTTTCCGGCGCCGCCCATTGGTCAAGACCGGCGCCTGGCGCTTGAGCGCGACTCGGCGGATCAGCTCCCAACGGGCCTCTTGGAACAGCTCATGGCGAGCTTCCCGCTCGGCGCCCTCGGCCATCCGATAACGCTCGAGGCTTTCCTCGACCCGTTTCTGCAGGGCCTGGCGGCTGCCGTTGACGCCGTGGCCGCGGCTGCTCTTGACCGGCTCGGGAAAGCCGCCGGGCTGAGCATAGGTTTCCAGCAAGTCGATCACGACCTTCTTCACCCTTTGGGTTTTTCCGGCCAGCAAATATTGCAAGGTGCTGAGGCTGAAATGGAAGCCCTTGGCCCGCAGATCCTCCTGCAGCTTGAGCGCGACTTGGCGTCGAGTCAGGCCGGCATGAACGTCGAGCAGCGCTTGGACTTGAGCCGGCACGCCTTCGGCCGAGACATAGTGGCTCCAGTCGAGGCGCGAGGCATCGGACGGCTCGACCGCGGCGCCGGTGTCGAGGCCTTCGGACTCGAGTAGCTCCTTTAATGTTTCGACGATGACCTGGCGGGTCTTGCGGGTCTTGCCTTCCAAGACCGATTGGATCGAGCTCAGGTGGTAGACATAGCCCTTCTTCTCCAGTCGGTCGCGGACTTGGAGCGCCAACTGGCGTCGCGAGAGTCCGGGATGCTTCAGGAGATAGGCGTCGGCCCATTGGGAGAGATCGCCGACTTCCACCTTGCGAACTTCGCCGCGGCCCGCGGCCTCGGTTTCGTTCAAATAGGCTTCGACTTCGGCCCGGCCGGCAAAGCCCTCGGTCCGGAAGTAATCGAGCAGCTCTTCCTCGAGGACCTTTCGCACTTTCTGAGTCTTGTTCGAGAGAGCGGCTTGGAGCGTTTCCAAACCGATCGAGATCCCTCGCTTTTCAAGGCTCCGGCTCAAGCTCAGCGCCAGCTTGCGCCGGCTCAGTCCCTTATGGCGATAGAGATAAGCGTCGGCCATCTGGGTCAAGAACTTGGGCGAGACGTAGAGCGAATCGTCCGGGGAGTTTTCCAGCGCCGTCTTGGTTTGAGCGAAGCTATCGAGCAATTTTTTCTGGCCCGCGATCGGCTTGGCCTTGAGGTGTTCGAGGAAGGCCTCTTCCAGCTTGCCGGGAATGTATTCGATGCTGCCGAGCAGCTGCCTTTTCAAGGTCCGGGGATGATAGTGGAAGCCTTCTTTTTGCAGCGCCTGGCCAAGCTCCCGAATCCACTCCGGTTGCCGCGGAGCCGCCGGTAGCTTGAGTAAGCCCTTGTACAGATCCTGGAGGGGCCGTCCGTAAACCTTTTCGCGATTTTCCATAACACCCTCTCAAATAATACATATTGCTAAGTAATAATAATTCTTATCTAGTAACAAAGTTCAACGAGGTGTGTCAAGGTAGGGGCCTGAATTATCGAGAAATTTTTGCAGCTGATTGACGATAAACTCTTGAATTCTCTATGATGAAATCATAAAGAAGCGCGCATATTAAGGCGTTTATCCTATGAAAATGTCCCTTCTCGAAGAGAAATTGAGGCAAAAGTGCCTCAAAATCACCCCCCAACGCCTTGAAATCCTTCGCGCCATCCAGCAGC
This window of the bacterium genome carries:
- a CDS encoding prohibitin family protein, whose product is MAEVIQLKRGAGILKYIILGLIIAFVLLKSFVVIPAGNVGVKIFFGKVDPIPLAAGFHVVNPLLNIEKMSVRTQELTEQAVVPSREGLSVNLDVSLLYSLIPDRAAEVYRTIGPGYVAVVLEPQFRSVIRGTTASYDAKALYTSERELISEEMMKHLEPLLAVRGIKVEKVLLRAMTLPQILSEAIERKLEAEQQAEQMKFVLERERQEADRKRVEAEGVADFQKKVAEGLTDSYLKWKGIEATQKLSESGNSKVVIIGAGSSGLPVILGSDGAR
- a CDS encoding DUF3047 domain-containing protein, with amino-acid sequence MRSHWAKFGLVLGILGICGGTVQAEQLVVDGLAASTPGEFPKNWKTYPFHYGKAERVYKVAEEGGRRFIRASDSEDISVPIAKDFKWDIAKYPYFKFRWRAQKLPAGAREDSPATNDSACAVYVGFGRTSALKYVWSTSLPPGSYWAKNPGKFVIISKESGGGSVGQWKEETVAVKEDFERYFGKPMGDKKPSGAGVMTDGNAVHQPAACDYADFRISSTP
- a CDS encoding PIN domain nuclease translates to MSILVDTSVWSLMLRRKSAGDHPASLFLQACIRDQASLFLTGLVFQEILQGIRSRSQFKKIRGYLLDFPFLEATPTVHEKAAEIFNQSKKSGFNASTLDCLIAAVAIHHRCRLLTADSDFNELSKYSSLETIDY
- a CDS encoding acyl-CoA dehydrogenase family protein, which codes for MSESRNIPIYRPANYYSEDAFFQKVLRRHLAPAELAWSERYCQEMGRLAAAELTPLVPITDLRRPEHVPYDAAGQRVDRIDYDRSYLEIARKAYSFGIIGLGHSPDFVRENRSYTPLLKFGLGYLFSQAGSVLYCPICMTDGTLQLLKKHASPEMKAKWIPRLTELDWEKFYDGAMYLTEVQGGSDVGANTCIAKQEKGEWRLYGEKWFCSNIGSKTAMVLARPEGAPEGTKGLGLFLLPRDLESGERNKILVNRVKNKLGTCEMATAEIELQGALAYPVGELSRGFAYMTGMLNLSRIYNAIWSVGLMRRAFLEAKHYAAGRRAFGKPIVQYPLVAATLEAMERDTEKAVALTFDVLQHFDKVERGQGGAEDEAMLRLMTPVIKFFTAEKAIEAAHRGIEILGGNGCVEDFPLAKILRDSQILAIWEGTANILSLDLLRVLRKGGTGEIFLKRSAARLEKLPAGALREDLGHRLAALETDFQALLRGQDGHGGELACREVAWRVALLAQDLAHQEITSLSK
- a CDS encoding type II toxin-antitoxin system VapB family antitoxin encodes the protein MPSNLAIDDKLLDKALKLGNFKSKRETVNKALEFFIQSRRRKKILDYVGKIDFEPQYDHKKERLRR